In the genome of Qipengyuania seohaensis, one region contains:
- a CDS encoding DUF3667 domain-containing protein, whose amino-acid sequence MSDIGEGLGTAVEGGLFAKAVSGGAKRAGNTPLEKGHFAENACLNCGTELIGAHCHSCGQQAHLHRTMGAFLHDLMHGALHFDGKTWRTLPKLFFKPGELTRRYIDGERMRFVSPMALFLFSIFLMFAVFQLAGISAPTDIPGDNSEELAEFTSTELDRREKLLADTEGELAEPDLDPGRREVLERRQKEYADQVMALRQAQENVPFLRKGGSNDELIRDGELVVPLEEVDGTTMRVSGTSIDWIDGAIKKWRKNPGLMLYKLQTNFYKFSWLLIPLSIPFVWLMFAWKRQFKAYDHAIFVTYSLSFMTLLTLGLTIAGLSGISSEIVALASIFIPPIHIYKHLRGTYGLSRFSAIWRLALMSVFIVVILALFLQLLLVLGAF is encoded by the coding sequence TTGAGCGATATCGGGGAAGGCTTGGGTACGGCTGTCGAAGGGGGACTCTTCGCCAAGGCCGTGAGCGGCGGGGCGAAGCGCGCAGGTAACACCCCTCTCGAAAAAGGCCATTTCGCGGAGAATGCCTGCCTCAATTGCGGGACCGAACTGATCGGGGCGCATTGCCATTCCTGCGGCCAGCAGGCGCATCTCCATCGCACGATGGGGGCATTTCTCCACGACCTGATGCACGGCGCGCTGCATTTCGACGGCAAGACCTGGCGCACCCTGCCCAAGCTGTTCTTCAAGCCGGGCGAACTCACCCGCCGCTATATCGACGGGGAGCGCATGCGCTTCGTGTCGCCCATGGCGCTGTTCCTGTTTTCGATCTTCCTGATGTTCGCCGTGTTCCAGCTGGCCGGGATCAGCGCGCCGACCGACATTCCCGGCGACAACAGCGAAGAGCTGGCCGAATTTACGTCCACCGAGCTCGACCGCCGGGAGAAGCTGTTGGCGGATACCGAAGGGGAACTGGCCGAGCCCGACCTCGATCCGGGGCGCAGGGAAGTTCTCGAGCGACGCCAGAAGGAATACGCCGATCAGGTGATGGCCCTACGTCAGGCGCAGGAGAACGTCCCGTTCTTGCGCAAGGGCGGATCCAATGACGAGTTGATCCGGGATGGCGAATTGGTGGTCCCGCTCGAAGAGGTCGACGGCACAACCATGCGGGTCAGCGGCACCAGCATCGACTGGATCGACGGTGCGATCAAGAAGTGGCGCAAGAACCCGGGGCTGATGCTCTACAAATTGCAGACGAACTTCTACAAGTTCAGCTGGCTGCTGATCCCGCTGTCCATACCCTTCGTGTGGCTGATGTTCGCGTGGAAGCGGCAGTTCAAGGCGTATGACCACGCCATTTTCGTCACCTATTCGCTCAGCTTCATGACGCTGCTGACCCTCGGCCTCACGATTGCGGGGCTAAGCGGCATCTCGAGCGAAATCGTGGCGTTGGCGAGCATCTTCATCCCGCCGATCCATATCTACAAGCACTTGAGAGGCACTTACGGCCTCTCGCGCTTCTCGGCGATCTGGCGGCTCGCGCTCATGTCGGTATTCATCGTCGTGATCCTGGCGCTGTTCCTGCAGCTGCTCCTCGTACTCGGAGCGTTCTGA
- the ftsH gene encoding ATP-dependent zinc metalloprotease FtsH, which yields MRDQNQDQQPDPEGNGPNPWLKSLLVWGGVFLGLLLVVSMFGNSSGGGGTPLLYSDFKERVAAGDVKSVEISDEQITGTTKEGEAFSTVPVGNDTSLPKLLEDNGVQYSGKEAGSQNILLYALINMLPFILILGIAIFALRQVQKGGGAGGAMGFGKSKAKMLTEKQGRVTFEDVAGIDEAREELEEIVEFLKDPSRFSKLGGQIPKGALLVGSPGTGKTLLARAIAGEAGVPFFTISGSDFVEMFVGVGASRVRDMFEQAKKNAPCIVFIDEIDAVGRSRGHGLGNSNDEREQTLNQLLVEMDGFEANEGIIIIAATNRPDVLDPALLRPGRFDRQVVVPVPDIDGREKILAVHMRKLPLAPDVNPRTIARGTPGFSGADLANLCNEAALLAARRNKRLVAMQEFEDAKDKVMMGAERRSMVMTEDEKKMTAYHEAGHALVSINEPASDPIHKATIIPRGRALGMVMRLPERDNYSYHRDKMHANLAVAMGGRVAEEIIFGHDKVSSGASGDIQYATDLARNMVTKWGMSDKLGPLQYEQSQEGYLGMGQTARTMGGAETNKLIDAEIKELVEGGLKRATEVLTQQEDKLHLLAQALLEYETLTGEEIDQLMKGGKIDRPDAPTGAIAVKPTTGSAVPKSGKKFGGGTAPQAG from the coding sequence ATGCGCGATCAGAATCAGGACCAGCAGCCCGATCCCGAGGGCAACGGCCCTAACCCCTGGCTGAAGAGCCTGCTCGTCTGGGGCGGGGTGTTTCTCGGCCTCTTGCTGGTCGTTTCGATGTTCGGCAACTCCTCGGGTGGTGGCGGAACGCCGCTCCTCTATTCCGACTTCAAGGAACGCGTTGCCGCAGGCGATGTGAAGTCGGTCGAGATTTCCGACGAACAGATCACCGGCACGACCAAGGAAGGCGAAGCTTTCAGCACGGTCCCGGTAGGTAACGACACCTCGCTGCCGAAGCTGCTGGAGGACAATGGCGTCCAGTATTCGGGCAAGGAAGCGGGCAGCCAGAACATCCTGCTTTACGCGCTGATCAACATGCTTCCCTTCATCTTGATCCTGGGTATCGCGATCTTCGCGCTGCGCCAGGTGCAGAAGGGCGGCGGCGCTGGCGGCGCTATGGGCTTCGGCAAGTCCAAGGCCAAGATGCTCACCGAAAAGCAGGGCCGCGTGACTTTCGAAGATGTCGCCGGCATCGACGAAGCGCGCGAGGAACTGGAAGAGATCGTCGAGTTTCTTAAGGACCCGAGTCGCTTTTCCAAGCTTGGTGGCCAGATCCCCAAGGGCGCGCTGCTGGTCGGTTCGCCCGGTACCGGTAAGACGCTGCTCGCACGCGCCATCGCTGGCGAGGCGGGCGTGCCCTTTTTCACCATTTCCGGCTCCGATTTCGTCGAAATGTTCGTCGGCGTCGGTGCAAGCCGCGTGCGCGATATGTTCGAGCAGGCAAAAAAGAACGCGCCCTGCATCGTCTTCATCGACGAAATCGACGCGGTCGGCCGCAGCCGTGGCCATGGTCTCGGCAATTCGAACGACGAACGCGAGCAGACGTTGAACCAGCTGCTGGTCGAGATGGATGGCTTCGAAGCCAACGAAGGCATTATCATCATCGCGGCGACGAACCGTCCCGATGTGCTCGACCCTGCGCTGCTGCGTCCGGGCCGTTTCGACCGCCAGGTCGTGGTGCCGGTTCCCGATATCGACGGGCGCGAGAAGATCCTTGCCGTCCACATGCGCAAGCTCCCGCTGGCTCCCGATGTGAACCCGCGCACCATTGCGCGCGGTACTCCGGGCTTCTCCGGTGCCGACCTTGCGAACCTCTGCAACGAAGCAGCGCTGCTGGCCGCTCGCCGCAACAAGCGCCTCGTCGCCATGCAGGAATTCGAGGACGCGAAGGACAAGGTCATGATGGGCGCGGAACGCCGCTCCATGGTCATGACCGAAGACGAGAAGAAGATGACCGCCTATCATGAGGCAGGCCATGCGCTCGTCTCGATCAATGAACCGGCATCCGACCCGATCCACAAGGCAACGATCATCCCGCGCGGCCGTGCGCTGGGCATGGTGATGCGCCTGCCGGAACGCGACAATTACTCGTACCACCGCGACAAGATGCATGCGAACCTTGCCGTCGCGATGGGCGGCCGTGTGGCGGAAGAGATCATCTTCGGTCATGACAAGGTGTCGAGCGGCGCGAGCGGAGACATCCAGTACGCGACCGATCTCGCACGCAACATGGTCACCAAGTGGGGCATGAGCGACAAGCTCGGCCCGCTCCAGTACGAGCAGAGCCAGGAAGGCTATCTCGGCATGGGCCAGACGGCGCGGACCATGGGCGGCGCGGAAACCAACAAGCTGATCGACGCCGAGATCAAGGAACTGGTCGAGGGCGGTCTCAAGCGCGCTACCGAAGTGCTGACGCAGCAGGAGGACAAGCTCCACCTGCTCGCCCAGGCGCTGCTCGAATACGAAACCCTGACCGGTGAAGAGATCGACCAGCTGATGAAGGGCGGCAAGATCGACCGCCCCGACGCTCCGACCGGCGCGATCGCGGTCAAGCCGACCACCGGCAGCGCCGTGCCCAAGTCGGGCAAGAAGTTCGGCGGAGGCACCGCGCCGCAGGCGGGATAA
- a CDS encoding TetR/AcrR family transcriptional regulator, producing the protein MSTAAEKRSIGRPADQAKREAILAAAADSFFRVGFAATSIEQLAADASVSKVTIYNHFGDKQALFAAAVDRECAAMRSSLELKSLPTGTLRQRLTAIAEAMVAFLLRDEMVQFDRRIAAETERDPTIGEAFLEAGPYRMRTAFAGLLDTMVASGELAIDDTALAVEQFVSMCKGMGDLERRFGRPTDAEVERRRIDGAVDVFCRAYAVEECDRK; encoded by the coding sequence TTGTCAACTGCTGCTGAAAAGCGATCGATCGGAAGGCCGGCGGACCAGGCCAAGCGGGAAGCGATTCTCGCTGCGGCGGCCGATTCCTTTTTCCGCGTAGGTTTTGCAGCAACTTCGATCGAGCAGCTGGCCGCTGACGCCAGCGTGTCGAAAGTCACGATCTACAATCACTTCGGCGACAAGCAGGCGCTGTTCGCTGCCGCCGTGGACCGCGAATGTGCGGCAATGCGGTCCAGCCTGGAATTGAAATCGCTTCCGACAGGGACTTTGCGTCAGAGACTCACGGCTATCGCAGAGGCGATGGTCGCCTTCTTGTTGCGTGATGAAATGGTCCAGTTCGACCGGCGCATCGCCGCGGAAACCGAGCGTGATCCGACCATCGGCGAGGCATTCTTGGAGGCCGGCCCCTACCGTATGCGCACCGCCTTTGCGGGCCTGCTCGACACGATGGTCGCAAGCGGTGAACTGGCGATCGACGATACTGCGCTTGCGGTCGAACAGTTCGTTTCCATGTGCAAGGGTATGGGCGATCTGGAGCGCCGTTTCGGCCGTCCGACCGACGCAGAAGTGGAGCGCAGGCGCATCGATGGCGCCGTCGATGTCTTCTGCCGCGCCTATGCAGTCGAAGAGTGTGATCGGAAATAG
- a CDS encoding ABC transporter permease, whose protein sequence is MIWIAIRMLTGDAQKFYGLVFGIAFSTLLITQQLTIFVNLLERGASGVYNVSSADVWVMDPVSRTTDVSYALPSTALDKVRGVPGVEWAVPHIRAQASVRTKSGDLEGVAVIGVDDATLIGLPKNMVEGSPDVLSQPDSVIIDDVGMTRMFPGQSPIGERLELNDQRAVIRGIADATPSFTSTVVLYTKYSQALNYVPGTRNRLSFVLVGAEDPSQAKALSEKIERETGLKAQTRDEFARDGVDFIIENTGIPLNFGITVALGFIVGVAIVGLTFSLFIRDNIRQFGALKAIGVTNGKIGRMVAAQAALVGFVGYGLGVLGTLAFIWSFSANPTFKGFYIPWQIPIISLVAVTLILALTGWLALRNVLKTEPAAVFR, encoded by the coding sequence GTGATCTGGATCGCAATCAGAATGCTGACCGGGGATGCCCAGAAGTTCTACGGGCTGGTGTTCGGCATCGCGTTCTCTACGCTCCTCATCACCCAGCAGCTGACGATCTTCGTCAACCTGCTCGAACGCGGGGCGAGCGGCGTCTACAATGTCTCCAGCGCCGATGTCTGGGTGATGGACCCGGTCAGCCGCACGACAGACGTGTCCTACGCCCTTCCCTCCACCGCGCTCGACAAGGTGCGCGGCGTCCCTGGCGTCGAATGGGCCGTGCCGCATATCCGCGCGCAGGCCAGCGTGCGCACCAAGAGCGGCGATCTCGAAGGCGTGGCGGTGATCGGCGTGGACGACGCGACGCTGATCGGCCTGCCCAAGAACATGGTCGAAGGCTCGCCCGATGTTCTCTCCCAGCCCGACAGCGTGATTATCGACGACGTCGGCATGACCCGCATGTTCCCCGGGCAATCCCCTATCGGGGAGCGTCTGGAGTTGAACGACCAGCGCGCCGTGATCCGCGGCATCGCCGATGCGACGCCCAGCTTCACCAGCACCGTCGTGCTCTATACCAAATACAGCCAGGCGCTGAATTACGTCCCCGGCACGCGCAACCGCCTGTCCTTCGTGCTGGTCGGCGCGGAAGACCCCTCGCAGGCCAAGGCGCTATCGGAAAAGATCGAGCGCGAGACGGGACTGAAAGCGCAGACGCGGGACGAATTCGCCCGCGACGGGGTCGATTTCATCATCGAGAACACCGGCATCCCGCTCAATTTCGGGATCACGGTCGCGCTTGGCTTCATCGTCGGGGTCGCCATCGTCGGTCTGACCTTCAGCCTCTTCATCCGCGACAACATCAGGCAGTTCGGGGCGCTGAAGGCGATCGGCGTCACCAATGGCAAGATTGGCAGAATGGTGGCCGCGCAGGCCGCCCTGGTCGGTTTCGTCGGCTATGGTCTGGGCGTCCTCGGCACACTGGCCTTCATCTGGAGCTTCTCCGCGAACCCGACCTTCAAGGGCTTCTACATCCCTTGGCAGATACCGATCATCAGCCTCGTCGCGGTAACGCTGATCCTGGCGCTGACCGGCTGGCTTGCGCTGCGCAACGTCCTCAAGACCGAACCTGCGGCGGTGTTCCGGTGA
- a CDS encoding ABC transporter ATP-binding protein, which yields MSEAPAICTRGVTRDFKAGQQTITVLHGIDLDIRAGELTYLVGESGSGKTTMISIMCGILWPTEGEVKVFGTDIYELSDTELVEFRLNNIGFIFQQYNLIPAIDAASNAAVPLIAQGMDRHKARERAVAMMAKLNIADQADKLPNQLSGGQQQRVAIARALVHEPRLVVCDEPTAALDASSGRRVMDLLREVAVAEDRACIIVTHDNRIFDLADRILVLEDGKIIHDGTEMPEEH from the coding sequence GTGAGCGAGGCCCCCGCCATCTGCACGCGCGGCGTCACGCGCGATTTCAAGGCCGGTCAGCAGACGATTACCGTCCTGCACGGCATCGATCTCGACATCCGCGCGGGCGAGCTGACTTATCTCGTCGGGGAAAGCGGTTCGGGCAAAACGACCATGATCTCGATCATGTGCGGCATCCTCTGGCCGACCGAGGGCGAGGTGAAGGTCTTCGGAACCGACATTTACGAGCTGAGCGACACCGAACTGGTCGAGTTCCGCCTCAACAACATCGGCTTCATCTTCCAGCAGTACAATCTGATCCCCGCGATCGATGCGGCCAGCAATGCCGCCGTGCCGCTGATTGCGCAGGGCATGGACCGTCACAAAGCGCGCGAACGCGCGGTCGCGATGATGGCCAAGCTCAACATCGCGGACCAGGCCGACAAGCTGCCGAACCAGCTTTCCGGCGGGCAGCAGCAGCGCGTCGCCATCGCCCGCGCGCTCGTCCACGAACCGCGACTTGTGGTGTGCGACGAACCCACCGCCGCGCTCGACGCATCATCCGGCAGGCGGGTGATGGACCTGTTGCGCGAAGTGGCCGTCGCCGAAGACCGCGCCTGCATCATCGTCACCCACGACAACCGCATTTTCGACCTCGCCGACCGCATCCTCGTGCTCGAGGACGGCAAGATCATCCATGACGGCACCGAAATGCCCGAGGAACACTGA
- a CDS encoding efflux RND transporter periplasmic adaptor subunit, producing MAFNLRNLSFSRQVLPAIAGLALLLAIVFIVSGLPDRELSEPENEPPRAPEQLADAPRVAGSGVVEPSSEVVQIGSALSGLVTGLFVQPGDRVSEGQTLFTVDDRAARSALREAEAAIGEARAAISEAENARATASQQLALYRNVDDPAAVSRSEVIRAEGEASAAAQRLTLARARLQAAQARAASARTEIGRLTVRAPIAGEILAVNIRKGEYVSTMGGGGSQPFIEMGQTQPLYVRIDIDEEQAPRVDMGAVATVSPRGASDQQVEATFVRAEPLVVPKRSLTNSAAERVDVRVLQVLYELPEAASTSEKLFRVGQQVDAYIPAKGAE from the coding sequence ATGGCTTTCAATCTCCGCAATCTCAGCTTTTCCCGGCAGGTGCTGCCCGCCATCGCCGGCCTGGCGCTGCTGCTCGCCATTGTCTTCATCGTCTCGGGCCTACCCGATCGCGAATTGTCCGAGCCGGAGAACGAGCCGCCCCGCGCGCCCGAACAACTGGCCGATGCGCCGCGCGTTGCCGGATCGGGCGTGGTCGAACCGTCGAGCGAGGTGGTGCAGATCGGCTCGGCCTTGTCGGGCCTCGTCACCGGTCTCTTCGTCCAGCCCGGCGACCGCGTGAGCGAAGGCCAGACGCTGTTCACGGTGGACGACCGCGCCGCCCGCTCTGCCCTGCGCGAAGCGGAAGCCGCCATTGGCGAAGCGCGCGCCGCGATTTCCGAGGCCGAGAATGCGCGCGCCACGGCATCGCAGCAATTGGCGCTCTATCGCAATGTCGATGATCCCGCCGCCGTCAGCCGTTCCGAAGTCATCCGCGCCGAGGGTGAAGCGAGCGCCGCTGCCCAGCGCCTGACGCTTGCCCGGGCACGCTTGCAGGCCGCCCAGGCACGGGCCGCCAGCGCGCGGACCGAAATCGGTCGCCTGACCGTACGCGCGCCCATCGCAGGCGAAATCCTGGCGGTAAACATCCGCAAGGGTGAATATGTCAGCACCATGGGCGGCGGCGGATCGCAGCCTTTCATCGAGATGGGCCAGACGCAGCCGCTCTATGTCCGGATCGATATCGACGAAGAGCAGGCACCCCGCGTCGACATGGGCGCAGTGGCGACCGTCAGCCCGCGCGGAGCATCCGACCAGCAGGTAGAGGCGACCTTCGTGCGCGCCGAACCGCTGGTGGTGCCCAAGCGCTCGCTGACCAATTCCGCCGCAGAGCGCGTCGACGTGAGGGTCTTGCAAGTGCTCTACGAATTGCCCGAGGCGGCATCGACGAGCGAAAAGCTGTTCCGCGTGGGTCAGCAGGTCGATGCCTATATCCCGGCCAAGGGCGCCGAATGA
- a CDS encoding efflux transporter outer membrane subunit: MMRLILASTCALALAGCVAGPPPEIATPTPVLPPEYLFAPDAASATGLAALLPADDPAYDTLAAQALASSPTLGEALARIDQARAGADLRGANRLPSVGANATVEGRRSNPAQFGGDLPSAIAFDTEQLSYAANVTARWDPDIFGRLRAQERAALARIDAASSSARGVRNALLAEIAASVIDWRTLDARASAIENDLAAAEDLARLSRVREDAGIAPGFDRVRAESAADASRSRLAALESERARLIGRLVTLTAQGGAQVRSALAMAPRESGLPAAPATLPSALLANRPDVLAAAATLAAEDAELAAAARRRFPVFDLSAAIGLLAFSPGDLFDSDSIIGSLAASVAAPLLDFGRIEAEIDGAAAEKRAAFEAYRGAVYTALGDAEGAYGLVAAADREAAAAAQEAASLQRAASLAEVRQRAGLADFLTVLEARRAADASGERAAAALGRAERARVILWQALGGDTQPITRSTSQ, from the coding sequence ATGATGCGCCTGATACTCGCCTCCACCTGCGCGCTGGCGCTGGCCGGGTGCGTTGCCGGGCCGCCGCCCGAAATCGCCACCCCCACACCGGTCCTGCCGCCGGAATACCTGTTCGCTCCCGATGCCGCGTCGGCGACCGGCCTCGCCGCGCTGCTTCCGGCTGACGATCCTGCCTACGACACGCTGGCGGCGCAGGCCCTCGCCAGTTCGCCCACGCTGGGCGAAGCGCTGGCGCGGATCGACCAGGCGCGTGCAGGCGCAGACCTGCGCGGCGCGAACCGGCTGCCCTCCGTGGGCGCGAATGCGACCGTCGAGGGAAGACGCAGCAATCCCGCGCAATTCGGCGGCGACCTGCCGTCGGCCATAGCGTTCGACACCGAACAACTGTCCTATGCGGCCAATGTCACCGCTCGATGGGATCCGGACATCTTCGGCCGCCTGCGCGCGCAGGAACGCGCGGCGCTCGCCCGGATCGACGCGGCCTCGTCCAGCGCCCGCGGCGTGCGCAACGCACTCCTCGCCGAAATCGCCGCCAGCGTGATCGACTGGCGCACGCTCGATGCGAGGGCCAGCGCCATCGAGAACGACCTTGCCGCTGCCGAGGATCTGGCGCGCCTGTCCAGGGTCCGCGAAGATGCGGGCATCGCGCCCGGCTTCGATCGCGTGAGAGCGGAAAGCGCAGCCGACGCCTCGCGCAGCCGCCTCGCCGCGCTCGAAAGCGAGCGCGCCCGCCTGATCGGCCGCCTCGTTACCCTCACCGCACAGGGCGGCGCGCAGGTGCGGTCGGCCCTGGCCATGGCACCTCGCGAAAGCGGCCTGCCAGCTGCCCCCGCCACCTTGCCGAGCGCCCTGCTGGCCAACCGTCCCGACGTCCTAGCAGCCGCAGCAACCCTCGCCGCGGAAGATGCGGAACTGGCCGCGGCCGCCCGCCGCCGCTTCCCGGTTTTCGACCTCTCGGCCGCCATCGGCCTGCTCGCTTTCAGTCCGGGCGACCTGTTCGACAGCGATTCCATCATCGGCAGCCTCGCCGCCTCCGTCGCCGCACCGCTGCTCGATTTCGGGCGCATCGAGGCCGAGATCGACGGTGCCGCTGCCGAAAAGCGGGCTGCATTCGAAGCCTATCGGGGTGCTGTCTACACTGCCCTCGGCGATGCGGAAGGGGCCTATGGCCTCGTCGCCGCCGCCGACCGCGAAGCCGCAGCCGCCGCACAAGAAGCGGCCAGCCTGCAACGCGCCGCCTCGCTTGCCGAGGTGCGGCAACGCGCTGGCCTCGCCGATTTCCTGACCGTTCTGGAAGCGCGCCGTGCGGCCGATGCCAGCGGCGAGCGCGCGGCTGCAGCCCTTGGACGGGCGGAGCGCGCACGGGTCATTTTGTGGCAGGCGCTCGGCGGCGACACTCAGCCGATCACGCGGTCCACCAGCCAGTAG
- a CDS encoding HupE/UreJ family protein, which yields MIRWLLALAVLLIASPALADELRPVSIQLEQVDEARWNLGWRQPLASPQADRTARPDLPEVCEFSGEPVLDNSALAVVGRADVTCKEDIAGSRIGWPALFGQGDAILRVAPLDRPVQVYRLTAQEPYAEVEARPSSLQVWRGYFVIGVEHILAGWDHLLFVIALVLLVGRTWPVIKATTAFTVAHSITLAATTLGVTGLPQRPVEALIALSIVFLAVEIARGTKETITRRLPWVVAFAFGLLHGFGFAGALREIGLPEGEVPAALVSFNLGVEAGQLLVIALVLLVLAVIRRVRAGAEAPALRIASYAIGITGAYWLVDRVIG from the coding sequence ATGATCCGCTGGCTGCTGGCGCTCGCCGTCCTGCTCATCGCAAGTCCCGCCTTGGCGGACGAATTGCGGCCTGTCTCGATACAGCTGGAGCAGGTCGACGAGGCGCGCTGGAACCTCGGCTGGAGGCAACCGCTGGCCTCGCCGCAGGCTGACCGCACGGCGCGTCCGGACTTGCCGGAAGTCTGCGAGTTTTCGGGCGAGCCGGTGCTCGACAATTCCGCGCTCGCGGTGGTCGGTCGAGCGGACGTCACCTGCAAGGAGGATATCGCCGGGAGCCGCATTGGCTGGCCCGCCCTTTTCGGACAGGGAGACGCAATCCTGCGCGTTGCCCCTCTGGATCGACCCGTCCAGGTCTACCGCCTGACCGCGCAGGAACCCTATGCCGAGGTCGAGGCGCGGCCTTCGAGCTTGCAGGTGTGGCGCGGGTATTTCGTGATCGGGGTCGAACACATTTTGGCGGGATGGGACCATCTTCTCTTCGTGATCGCGCTAGTCCTCCTCGTCGGCCGGACATGGCCGGTCATAAAGGCGACCACCGCCTTCACCGTGGCGCACTCGATCACACTCGCGGCGACGACGCTGGGGGTCACCGGACTGCCGCAGCGTCCGGTCGAGGCCCTGATCGCACTGTCGATCGTGTTCCTCGCGGTCGAGATCGCGCGCGGCACGAAAGAGACGATCACGCGCCGCCTGCCGTGGGTGGTCGCCTTCGCTTTCGGCCTTCTCCACGGTTTCGGTTTTGCAGGAGCCCTGCGCGAGATAGGCTTGCCCGAGGGCGAGGTGCCGGCAGCGCTCGTAAGCTTCAACCTCGGCGTAGAGGCGGGGCAACTGCTCGTGATTGCGCTAGTCCTGTTGGTGCTGGCCGTGATCCGGCGCGTACGAGCAGGGGCGGAAGCGCCCGCATTGCGTATCGCGTCCTACGCCATCGGCATTACCGGGGCCTACTGGCTGGTGGACCGCGTGATCGGCTGA
- a CDS encoding peptidyl-prolyl cis-trans isomerase — protein MMRRLLRDPLAHFLVAGAAIWAALSLADEPVDPAERTIALTKEEQANLALGFERTMGRPPTDAELDAQIESWVREEVLYREALRLGLDAGDPVVRRRLSTKMDDLAGAEVETARPSEETLAAWLREHPGRFGEGERFTFSQTYFRSEDALRDALGGAGDASGDAISLPERMSDASYDEIMAVFGSQFAAQIAGMQQTSGAQVTSGYGYHLVDLEKRVEGRQRPLSEIRDKVEADWRSSTAAARRARAFELLREAYRIEVE, from the coding sequence ATGATGCGCCGCCTGCTGCGCGATCCGCTCGCGCATTTCCTGGTGGCAGGGGCAGCTATATGGGCCGCGCTGTCCCTTGCGGATGAGCCGGTCGATCCGGCCGAACGGACCATCGCGCTCACGAAAGAGGAGCAGGCGAACCTCGCGCTTGGTTTCGAGCGCACAATGGGCCGTCCGCCCACCGATGCGGAACTCGATGCGCAGATCGAAAGCTGGGTGCGCGAAGAGGTGCTCTACCGCGAGGCGCTGCGCTTAGGGCTCGATGCGGGCGATCCGGTCGTGCGGCGGCGACTGTCGACCAAGATGGACGATCTGGCAGGAGCCGAAGTGGAAACCGCCCGTCCGAGCGAGGAGACGCTGGCGGCTTGGCTGCGCGAACATCCCGGCCGGTTCGGGGAAGGCGAGCGCTTTACCTTCTCGCAGACGTATTTTCGCAGCGAAGACGCACTTCGAGACGCGCTCGGCGGAGCGGGAGATGCAAGCGGCGACGCCATTTCGCTGCCCGAGCGGATGTCCGATGCGAGCTATGATGAAATCATGGCAGTCTTCGGATCGCAATTCGCCGCACAGATCGCCGGAATGCAGCAGACCTCCGGTGCGCAGGTGACGTCGGGCTACGGCTACCACCTCGTCGATCTCGAAAAGCGGGTAGAGGGACGGCAACGGCCACTGTCGGAAATCCGCGACAAGGTGGAGGCCGACTGGCGCAGTTCGACTGCTGCCGCGCGGCGCGCAAGGGCATTCGAGCTCCTGCGCGAAGCCTACCGGATCGAGGTCGAATGA